From Leptolyngbya sp. KIOST-1, one genomic window encodes:
- the ggt gene encoding gamma-glutamyltransferase, protein MASGFQVPTRPPAVGTHGMVASPHQLASAAGLRVLQMGGSAVDAAIALNSTLGVVYPHMTGLGGDSFWLIYEAATGQVHGLNGSGRAAAQATLEYYRDRHYTELPSRGPLAAITVPGTVDAWCTAHDRFGRLPLDKILQAAIDYAEQGYPVSTSQELWTRRNRDLLSQDPFAQRCFLPQQQVPNRGTVLTNGGLGQSLRAIARGGREAFYRGAIAAEITRHLKEQGGILTAADFANHRSDWVEPIATTYRGYRVLEMPPNTQGFAVLQMLNLLEEYDLQSIGHHTADYYHLMVEVTKLAFADRDRWLSDPDFVNIPIQELISKAYADRRRPLIDMAQARAYGPGIGDGDTTFCAVVDDQGNAVATIQSLYFDYGCGVVGGETGIVLQNRGSFFSLNPAEANCLAPGKRPFHTLIPALALNPAGDLEWVLGTMGGEGQPQTQVALLTRVIDFGFDPQSAIDWPRWLQGRTWGESTSRLSLEGRIPEAIQAELARRGHPVAALPDWAEQMGHAQMIHIPPETGVLWGGADPRGDGTALGW, encoded by the coding sequence ATGGCTTCAGGGTTTCAGGTTCCAACTCGTCCCCCAGCGGTGGGAACCCACGGTATGGTGGCCTCACCCCACCAGCTAGCCTCGGCGGCTGGGCTGCGCGTGTTGCAGATGGGCGGCAGCGCTGTGGATGCTGCGATCGCGCTCAACAGCACCCTGGGCGTGGTCTATCCCCACATGACCGGGCTGGGGGGCGACTCATTTTGGCTGATCTACGAGGCCGCCACCGGTCAGGTGCACGGCCTCAATGGCTCGGGGCGGGCGGCGGCCCAGGCCACCCTGGAGTACTACCGCGATCGCCACTATACCGAGCTGCCCAGCCGGGGTCCCCTGGCGGCGATCACGGTGCCGGGCACTGTCGATGCCTGGTGCACCGCCCACGATCGCTTTGGTCGCCTGCCCCTCGACAAAATTCTCCAGGCCGCGATCGACTACGCCGAGCAGGGCTACCCCGTCTCCACCTCCCAAGAGCTATGGACCCGGCGCAACCGCGATCTGCTCAGCCAGGATCCCTTTGCCCAGCGCTGTTTTTTGCCTCAGCAGCAGGTGCCCAATCGCGGCACAGTGCTGACCAATGGGGGGCTGGGCCAGAGCCTCCGGGCCATTGCCAGGGGCGGCAGAGAGGCGTTTTACCGGGGGGCGATCGCCGCCGAAATCACCCGTCACCTGAAGGAGCAGGGCGGCATTTTGACCGCGGCCGACTTTGCCAACCACCGCAGCGACTGGGTTGAGCCCATCGCCACCACCTACCGGGGCTATCGGGTGCTGGAAATGCCCCCCAACACCCAGGGGTTTGCGGTGCTGCAAATGCTCAACCTGCTGGAGGAGTACGACCTCCAGTCCATCGGCCACCACACCGCCGACTACTACCACCTGATGGTGGAGGTAACCAAACTGGCCTTTGCCGACCGCGATCGCTGGCTCAGCGACCCCGACTTTGTCAACATTCCGATTCAGGAGCTGATCAGCAAGGCCTACGCCGACCGGCGGCGACCCCTGATCGATATGGCCCAGGCCCGGGCCTACGGTCCCGGCATCGGCGACGGGGACACCACCTTCTGCGCCGTGGTGGACGACCAGGGCAACGCCGTCGCCACCATTCAGAGTCTGTACTTTGACTACGGCTGTGGCGTCGTGGGAGGTGAAACCGGCATTGTGCTGCAAAACCGGGGTTCGTTCTTTTCCCTCAACCCCGCCGAGGCCAACTGCCTGGCCCCAGGCAAGCGCCCCTTTCACACCCTAATTCCGGCCCTGGCCCTCAACCCCGCAGGCGACCTGGAGTGGGTGCTGGGCACTATGGGCGGCGAAGGGCAGCCCCAAACCCAGGTGGCTCTGCTGACCCGGGTGATCGACTTTGGTTTTGATCCTCAGTCGGCGATCGATTGGCCCCGCTGGTTGCAGGGGCGTACCTGGGGCGAAAGCACCAGCCGCCTTTCGCTGGAGGGGCGCATTCCTGAAGCGATTCAGGCCGAACTGGCCCGGCGCGGGCACCCGGTGGCGGCCCTGCCTGACTGGGCCGAGCAGATGGGCCACGCCCAGATGATCCACATTCCCCCCGAGACGGGGGTGCTGTGGGGTGGGGCGGACCCCAGGGGAGACGGCACTGCCCTGGGCTGGTAG
- a CDS encoding GntR family transcriptional regulator: protein MSNESPQGKRPKPLYEQAYEKLRAAILSGEIVPGQRMVESSLAERLAVSRTPIREAMRQLQLEGLLQLDQQGGLSVTRFSPTDIAHLYECRIALERVAVSGACRHATPLQIKRIDLVLTQIEAALYDRALKLDRNQFLSLNRQFHRQIAESSGNPWLLGLLDQILDKILLFRVQLHREDADVREMHEQHRQIYTAIAHRDIEQAVHLISRHLLADQERGLIRLQALELSQEA, encoded by the coding sequence TTGAGTAACGAGTCACCCCAGGGCAAGCGCCCCAAACCACTCTACGAACAGGCCTACGAAAAATTGCGAGCGGCCATCTTGTCGGGTGAGATTGTGCCGGGGCAACGGATGGTTGAGAGCAGCCTGGCGGAGCGCCTGGCGGTCAGCCGCACGCCCATTCGAGAGGCAATGCGGCAGTTGCAGCTCGAGGGGCTTTTGCAGCTCGACCAGCAGGGGGGGTTATCGGTAACTCGGTTTTCGCCGACGGACATTGCTCATCTGTACGAATGCCGCATTGCCCTGGAGCGGGTGGCGGTATCGGGGGCTTGTCGCCACGCCACGCCGCTGCAAATTAAGCGCATCGACCTGGTGCTGACCCAAATCGAGGCCGCTCTCTACGACCGGGCGCTGAAGCTAGATCGCAATCAGTTTCTCAGTTTGAACCGGCAGTTTCACCGTCAGATTGCGGAAAGCTCGGGCAATCCCTGGCTGCTGGGGCTGCTCGATCAAATTTTGGACAAGATTTTGCTGTTTCGGGTGCAGCTGCACCGCGAAGATGCCGATGTGCGGGAAATGCACGAGCAGCATCGGCAGATCTACACAGCGATCGCCCACCGGGACATTGAGCAGGCGGTGCATCTGATCAGTCGCCACCTGCTGGCCGATCAGGAGCGGGGACTGATTCGTCTTCAAGCTCTGGAACTCTCCCAGGAAGCCTGA
- a CDS encoding cupin domain-containing protein — MLITPTSTTLQLHEHLEFPTSGVLNKVIWKDKTCQYSLFCLAAGTEISEHTSTRNATLQVISGSGTLTLEGHLIALEPGVFIVMAANAPHALEATANLAFLLTLSSGDLS; from the coding sequence ATGCTCATCACCCCAACCAGCACCACCCTCCAACTCCACGAACACCTAGAGTTCCCCACCTCCGGCGTCCTAAATAAAGTCATTTGGAAGGACAAGACCTGTCAGTACAGCCTGTTCTGCCTGGCGGCAGGGACCGAAATCTCGGAGCACACGTCCACCCGCAACGCGACGCTACAGGTCATCTCGGGCAGCGGTACCCTCACCCTGGAGGGGCACCTCATCGCCCTGGAACCCGGCGTATTTATTGTGATGGCGGCCAATGCCCCCCATGCTCTGGAAGCCACAGCCAACCTCGCCTTTCTGCTCACCCTATCGTCAGGCGACCTGTCCTGA
- a CDS encoding SAM-dependent methyltransferase, producing the protein MVQTSIPLQIAPGHQVLAAAGKQALRPGGYGATEQLLSWANLQPGETVLELAASFGHSAIALAQRYGVRVVGIEKNPDSVAQARANVAKAGLSDQVTIREGDIFHLDQVSDTFDCVLAEAILTMQSPPGKANVLKGIGDRLRPGGRFLSHELMADGPNAETIRRDLTTAIRVNAQPLSSDAWIAACHQAGLTVQCHATGPMALLNPQRIAQEEGLATLLTIGWNMLTRPVLRDRILTMRQVFHRHANHLGYIVLCAQKPQ; encoded by the coding sequence ATGGTTCAAACCTCCATTCCCCTTCAAATTGCCCCAGGGCACCAGGTTTTGGCGGCGGCTGGCAAACAGGCCCTCCGCCCCGGCGGCTATGGGGCCACCGAGCAACTGCTAAGTTGGGCCAATTTGCAGCCGGGGGAAACGGTGCTGGAACTGGCCGCCAGTTTTGGCCACAGCGCGATCGCCCTGGCCCAGCGCTACGGCGTCCGGGTCGTCGGCATCGAGAAAAATCCGGACAGCGTTGCCCAGGCTCGCGCCAATGTGGCCAAAGCCGGGCTGAGTGACCAGGTCACCATCCGCGAGGGCGATATTTTCCATCTCGACCAGGTGAGCGACACCTTTGACTGTGTGCTGGCCGAAGCGATTTTGACTATGCAGTCGCCCCCTGGCAAAGCCAACGTGCTAAAGGGCATAGGCGATCGCCTCCGGCCCGGTGGCCGCTTCCTCAGCCACGAACTCATGGCTGACGGCCCCAATGCCGAGACTATCCGAAGGGACCTGACCACCGCCATTCGCGTCAACGCCCAACCCCTCTCTAGCGACGCCTGGATCGCGGCCTGCCACCAGGCGGGTCTCACCGTCCAGTGCCACGCCACCGGCCCCATGGCCCTACTCAACCCCCAGCGCATCGCCCAGGAAGAAGGCCTGGCCACCCTGCTTACCATCGGCTGGAACATGCTGACTCGCCCGGTCCTGCGCGATCGCATCCTCACCATGCGCCAGGTCTTCCATCGTCACGCCAACCACCTGGGGTATATCGTTCTCTGCGCCCAGAAGCCGCAGTAA
- a CDS encoding Crp/Fnr family transcriptional regulator, with protein MTRPGTVAELQQIPLFAALEPTLLDPLAAASRLTDYAADAVVFEEGDALPACLHLLVSGQLRVTRVAASGKETILRLLPPGEVFAAPALFGNGRAPARVVAAAPATVLALERQALLQGFAQTPELAVHLLVVFNQRLQELHHRVHGLVSERAIVRLVHYLEHVAAEQGTVVVAEGEELNARLTYYQIARTIGITYEECVRLFKQLRPLVTYRRGGQITVVDWARLNAASGEGA; from the coding sequence ATGACCCGTCCCGGAACCGTCGCTGAACTTCAGCAAATCCCGCTCTTTGCCGCCCTGGAACCCACCCTGCTCGATCCCCTGGCCGCCGCCAGTCGCCTGACCGACTACGCCGCCGATGCGGTGGTATTTGAGGAAGGGGATGCCTTGCCAGCCTGTCTGCACCTGCTGGTCTCGGGGCAGCTAAGGGTGACCAGGGTGGCCGCCTCTGGCAAGGAGACAATTCTGCGCCTGCTGCCGCCGGGGGAAGTGTTTGCCGCCCCGGCGCTATTTGGCAATGGTCGCGCTCCGGCCAGGGTGGTGGCGGCGGCCCCCGCCACGGTGCTTGCGCTGGAACGACAGGCGCTCCTCCAGGGGTTTGCTCAGACGCCAGAATTGGCGGTACACCTGCTGGTAGTGTTCAACCAGCGCCTCCAGGAACTCCACCACCGGGTACACGGGCTGGTTTCTGAGCGGGCAATTGTGCGGCTGGTGCACTACCTGGAGCACGTGGCTGCCGAGCAGGGCACCGTGGTCGTAGCTGAGGGAGAGGAACTCAATGCACGGCTCACCTACTACCAGATTGCTCGCACCATTGGCATTACCTACGAAGAGTGTGTGCGGCTGTTCAAACAGCTGCGGCCGTTGGTGACCTATCGCCGGGGCGGGCAAATTACGGTGGTGGATTGGGCGAGGTTAAACGCAGCGAGTGGGGAAGGGGCATAG
- a CDS encoding OsmC family protein yields MASVQVSSNGSRFGQDIALRQFRLVADEPPHLGGDDRGPTPTELLLASLGSCKAITLRMYAERKGWAIDRIDVAVELQSGASQPVIVAHLTLEGDLTADQRDRLREIGDRCPVHRLLAASVAVQTVLVPAVPYRLVSCGFHDELESLATLRRPCVLHYRTPAGTEIRAEGQIIDLFTVDNAEFLRLQDGTKIRLDWLISADGMPVRYAED; encoded by the coding sequence ATGGCTTCAGTTCAGGTTTCGTCGAATGGGTCACGCTTTGGCCAGGACATTGCCCTGCGCCAGTTTCGACTGGTGGCCGACGAGCCCCCCCACCTCGGCGGCGACGATCGCGGGCCAACCCCGACCGAGCTGCTGTTGGCCAGTCTGGGCAGCTGCAAGGCAATCACCCTGCGGATGTATGCCGAGCGCAAGGGCTGGGCGATCGATCGCATTGACGTTGCGGTAGAGCTGCAGAGCGGGGCATCGCAGCCGGTGATTGTGGCCCACCTCACCCTGGAGGGCGACCTCACCGCCGACCAGCGCGATCGCCTGCGGGAGATTGGCGATCGCTGCCCCGTCCACCGCCTGCTGGCCGCCTCTGTAGCGGTGCAGACGGTGCTGGTCCCCGCCGTTCCCTACCGACTGGTCAGCTGTGGCTTTCATGACGAGCTAGAGTCGTTGGCCACCCTGCGCCGCCCCTGCGTCCTCCACTACCGCACCCCGGCTGGCACCGAGATCAGGGCCGAAGGTCAGATTATCGATCTGTTTACGGTGGATAACGCAGAGTTTTTGCGGTTGCAGGACGGCACGAAAATTCGGCTGGACTGGCTGATTTCTGCGGATGGTATGCCTGTTCGGTACGCCGAAGACTAG
- the glgP gene encoding alpha-glucan family phosphorylase, which produces MRPIRTFNVTPALPQRLEALRTLAYNLHWDWDVEMVDLFRRLDADLWESSRYNPVLMLGTISQARLNEIAEDEGFLAQMDRAAQRLEDYLRDRAWYRKHRKAPVAGECYAYFSMEFGLTTCMPVYSGGLGVLAGDHLKSASDLGLPLVAVGLLYQEGYFAQYLNADGWQQERYPINDFYNMPLHLERDAAGQELRIEVEYPGRVVYARVWRVQVGTVPLYLLDTNIAPNNQYDQDICDRLYGGDIDMRIHQEIMLGIGGIRMLKALGLTPTAYHMNEGHSAFMALERMRAFMEDDGLSFAEALQVAQASQMFTTHTPVPAGIDLFPPEKVLHYLGHYRDRFGLGDAEFLALGRTNTGDFAAPFSMAVLAIKTATFINGVSQLHAAVSRDMFGDLWTGLPQSEVPITAITNGVHARSCVARSTQALYDRYLGPNWAEASPGAALWERVFAIPDDELWRNHELCRSHLVVTVRDRLTRSMQDRGALVRELTEAQECLDPFVLTIGFARRFATYKRATLFLHDLDRVRQIISGNGTGRRVQFVIAGKAHPKDIPGKELIRSIVHFTRDQGLSRSIVFVPNYDIHLSRDMVAGCDVWLNNPRRPREASGTSGMKAAMNGLPNLSVLDGWWDEADYIRTGWPIGHGEDYDDPEYQDDVEANALYDILEKEVVPLFYERDQDEIPRGWVAKMKQAIYLNTPQFNTARMVKDYASRGYFAASDRARTLATDHYGPGKELTAWQARITEQWYEVRFEEVAISDTTDLQVNQPFKVTAALRLGALTPDDVQVELYQGTVAIDGEIHAGLAVPMVYQGQDEGGRSIYALEMQYTASGLQGLSLRILPRHTYLNSPYDPKLVLWADPDSVQIRSGVVASAATLV; this is translated from the coding sequence ATGCGCCCAATTCGCACCTTTAACGTGACTCCAGCTTTGCCCCAACGGCTGGAGGCGCTCCGCACCCTGGCCTACAATCTCCACTGGGACTGGGATGTGGAGATGGTAGACCTGTTTCGGCGGCTGGACGCCGACCTGTGGGAGTCGAGCCGCTACAACCCGGTGTTGATGCTGGGCACCATTAGCCAGGCGCGGCTCAACGAAATTGCCGAAGACGAGGGGTTTTTGGCCCAGATGGACCGGGCGGCCCAGCGGCTGGAGGACTACCTGCGCGATCGCGCCTGGTACAGAAAGCACCGCAAAGCCCCCGTCGCTGGTGAGTGCTACGCCTACTTTTCGATGGAGTTTGGCCTCACCACCTGCATGCCGGTGTACTCCGGCGGGCTGGGGGTGCTGGCTGGGGACCACCTCAAGTCGGCCAGCGATTTGGGGCTGCCCCTGGTGGCGGTGGGCCTGCTCTACCAGGAGGGCTACTTTGCCCAGTACCTGAACGCCGACGGCTGGCAGCAGGAGCGCTACCCAATTAACGACTTCTACAATATGCCGCTGCACCTGGAGCGCGACGCCGCCGGTCAGGAACTCAGGATTGAGGTGGAGTATCCGGGTCGCGTAGTGTATGCCCGGGTGTGGCGGGTGCAGGTGGGCACGGTGCCCCTGTACCTGCTCGACACCAATATTGCCCCCAACAACCAGTACGACCAGGACATCTGCGATCGCCTCTACGGCGGCGACATCGACATGCGCATTCACCAGGAGATCATGCTGGGGATTGGCGGCATTCGCATGCTCAAAGCCCTGGGGCTGACCCCCACCGCCTACCACATGAACGAGGGCCACTCGGCCTTTATGGCCCTGGAGCGGATGCGCGCCTTTATGGAGGACGACGGGCTGAGCTTTGCCGAGGCCCTGCAGGTAGCCCAGGCCAGCCAGATGTTTACCACCCACACCCCGGTGCCCGCCGGGATCGATCTGTTTCCGCCGGAGAAGGTGCTGCACTACCTGGGCCACTACCGCGATCGCTTTGGCCTCGGCGATGCCGAATTTTTGGCCCTGGGCCGCACCAATACCGGCGACTTTGCGGCGCCGTTTAGCATGGCGGTGCTGGCGATTAAGACGGCGACCTTTATCAACGGGGTGAGCCAGCTCCACGCGGCGGTATCGCGAGATATGTTTGGCGACCTGTGGACCGGGCTGCCCCAGAGCGAGGTGCCGATTACCGCCATTACCAACGGCGTGCACGCCCGCAGCTGCGTGGCCCGCTCCACCCAGGCCCTCTACGATCGCTACCTCGGCCCCAACTGGGCTGAGGCCAGCCCCGGCGCAGCGCTGTGGGAACGGGTGTTTGCCATTCCCGACGATGAGCTGTGGCGCAACCACGAACTCTGCCGATCGCACCTGGTGGTGACGGTGCGCGATCGCCTCACCCGCAGCATGCAGGACCGGGGGGCCCTGGTGCGCGAACTCACCGAGGCCCAGGAGTGCCTCGACCCCTTTGTGCTCACCATTGGCTTTGCCCGCCGCTTTGCCACCTACAAGCGGGCAACCCTCTTCCTGCACGACCTCGATCGCGTCCGCCAGATTATCAGTGGCAACGGCACAGGTCGGCGGGTGCAGTTTGTGATTGCCGGGAAGGCCCACCCCAAGGACATTCCTGGCAAAGAGCTGATTCGCAGCATTGTGCACTTCACCCGCGACCAGGGCCTCAGCCGCTCGATTGTGTTTGTGCCCAACTACGACATTCACCTGTCGCGGGACATGGTGGCGGGCTGCGACGTGTGGCTCAACAACCCCCGCCGCCCCCGCGAGGCCAGCGGCACCAGCGGCATGAAAGCGGCCATGAACGGGCTGCCCAACCTCAGCGTGCTCGACGGCTGGTGGGATGAGGCCGACTACATTCGCACCGGCTGGCCCATCGGCCATGGCGAAGACTACGACGACCCCGAGTACCAGGACGACGTGGAGGCCAACGCCCTCTACGACATCCTGGAGAAGGAGGTGGTGCCCCTGTTCTACGAGCGCGACCAGGACGAAATTCCCCGCGGCTGGGTGGCCAAAATGAAGCAGGCGATCTACCTCAACACGCCCCAGTTCAACACCGCTCGCATGGTCAAAGACTACGCCAGCCGGGGGTACTTCGCCGCCAGCGATCGCGCCCGCACCCTGGCCACCGACCACTACGGCCCCGGCAAAGAGCTCACCGCCTGGCAGGCCCGCATCACCGAACAGTGGTACGAGGTCCGCTTTGAAGAGGTGGCCATTTCTGACACCACCGATTTGCAGGTGAACCAACCCTTCAAGGTGACGGCGGCCCTTCGCCTGGGGGCCCTCACCCCCGACGATGTGCAGGTTGAGCTCTACCAGGGCACCGTCGCCATTGACGGCGAAATTCACGCCGGGCTGGCGGTGCCCATGGTTTACCAGGGCCAGGATGAGGGGGGCAGAAGCATTTACGCGCTGGAGATGCAGTACACCGCCAGCGGGTTGCAGGGACTGTCGCTGCGGATTTTGCCCCGGCACACCTATCTCAACAGCCCCTACGACCCCAAGCTGGTGCTCTGGGCCGACCCCGACTCGGTGCAGATTCGATCGGGGGTGGTAGCTTCTGCCGCCACCCTGGTGTAG
- a CDS encoding RNA recognition motif domain-containing protein yields the protein MSIYVGNLAYNATEGDITEVFSEYGAVSRVTVPTDRETGRPRGFAFVEMEKEADEDAAIEALDGAEWMGRELRVNKARPKEKRPGGGGPRGNFGGGRDGGNREFSRW from the coding sequence ATGTCGATTTATGTAGGAAATCTTGCCTACAATGCTACGGAAGGAGACATCACCGAAGTCTTCTCCGAGTACGGAGCCGTCAGCCGAGTAACGGTCCCTACCGATCGTGAAACGGGTCGTCCTCGTGGCTTTGCCTTCGTTGAAATGGAGAAAGAAGCCGACGAAGACGCCGCTATTGAGGCCCTCGATGGCGCTGAGTGGATGGGTCGTGAGCTACGGGTTAACAAGGCTCGTCCTAAGGAAAAGCGTCCCGGTGGCGGTGGCCCCCGCGGCAACTTCGGCGGCGGCAGAGATGGCGGCAACCGGGAATTTTCCCGCTGGTAG